One genomic segment of Sebastes fasciatus isolate fSebFas1 chromosome 17, fSebFas1.pri, whole genome shotgun sequence includes these proteins:
- the twist1a gene encoding twist-related protein 1a has translation MREEDCSPMDSAGNSEEETDRQLPRRGARKRRATRRRADDDDEEEEARQGKQGDLESPSRKKKCRKSCDDGGGGGDSACSSSSSPEPSFDDLHTQRVMANVRERQRTQSLNEAFTSLRKIIPTLPSDKLSKIQTLKLAARYIDFLCQVLQSDELDARGTSCSYVAHERLSYAFSVWRMGGSWSLSTATH, from the exons ATGCGGGAAGAGGATTGCTCTCCAATGGACAGCGCGGGAAACAGCGAGGAGGAGACGGACCGTCAGCTGCCACGGAGAGGCGCGAGGAAGCGGCGGGCGACGCGGAGGCGCGCGGACGACGacgatgaagaagaggaggcaaggcaaggcaag CAGGGAGACCTGGAGAGTCCGAGCAGGAAGAAGAAATGCAGAAAAAGCTgtgatgatggaggaggaggaggagacagcgcgtgcagcagcagcagcagccccgaGCCCTCCTTCGATGACCTGCACACGCAGCGCGTAATGGCCAACGTCCGCGAGCGGCAGCGCACTCAGTCCCTCAACGAGGCGTTCACGTCGTTGCGTAAGATCATCCCCACGCTGCCGTCGGACAAACTCAGCAAGATCCAGACGCTGAAGCTGGCGGCGCGCTACATCGACTTCCTGTGCCAAGTCCTGCAGAGCGACGAGCTGGACGCGCGAGGCACCAGCTGCAGCTACGTGGCGCACGAGCGGCTGAGCTACGCGTTCTCGGTGTGGAGGATGGGGGGCTCGTGGTCCTTGTCTACTGCGACCCACTAA